One stretch of Vicinamibacteria bacterium DNA includes these proteins:
- a CDS encoding GNAT family N-acetyltransferase, with protein sequence MSPRIRLVCEDDTPALLEIYSPIVRETAISFELAAPELAQYRDRIRLTLERLPWLVCEDRAAIMGFAYASPFRGRAAYQWSVETTVYVSSKHQRRGVARGLYAALLGCLNLQGFTTAIAVIALPNTASVALHESMGFCRVGMFERIGYKLDRWHDVGVWRLQLRDPPRTPAPPRAISTLEGSADLTDIFERAARAIRRP encoded by the coding sequence ATGAGTCCCAGGATTCGCCTGGTGTGCGAAGACGACACGCCCGCCCTGCTCGAGATCTACTCCCCGATCGTTCGGGAAACCGCGATTTCGTTCGAGCTCGCGGCGCCCGAGCTCGCACAGTACCGTGACCGCATACGGCTGACGTTGGAGCGGTTACCCTGGCTCGTGTGCGAAGACCGAGCCGCGATCATGGGCTTCGCCTACGCGTCGCCTTTCCGGGGGCGAGCCGCTTACCAATGGTCGGTGGAGACGACCGTCTATGTCAGCTCGAAGCACCAGCGAAGGGGAGTCGCCCGGGGGCTGTACGCCGCGCTACTCGGTTGTCTGAACCTGCAGGGATTCACGACGGCAATAGCGGTCATCGCTCTTCCCAACACCGCGAGCGTCGCCTTGCACGAATCGATGGGCTTCTGCCGAGTCGGGATGTTCGAGAGGATCGGCTACAAACTCGATCGTTGGCACGACGTCGGAGTCTGGCGCCTTCAGCTCCGAGACCCGCCTCGAACTCCAGCACCCCCTCGCGCCATATCGACCTTGGAGGGGTCGGCCGACCTCACCGACATCTTCGAGCGAGCCGCTCGAGCGATCCGGCGCCCTTAG
- a CDS encoding 2-oxoacid:ferredoxin oxidoreductase subunit beta, which translates to MATTTLTELKPKDFKGKVDPDWCPGCGDFGLLNAVQKALAELGRRPHEVLCVSGIGCSSNFPGFINTYGMHTLHGRALAVATGAKFANHELTVIATGGDGDGYGIGGNHFAHTARRNVDLTYLVMNNQIYGLTTGQVSPSSSLGMKTKSTPFGNLERPVNPITSSIMNGATYVARGFSGHGKQLVTLIREAILHKGFSLVDVFSPCVTFNHDNTYDFFRGRIKKLEDEGHDPTDWKSACEKAMEWDDTIYTGLFFKNEEVPTLHELEPVLDEGGPIAHRKPGLTKEQGARILKRMM; encoded by the coding sequence ATGGCAACCACGACCCTGACGGAATTGAAGCCCAAAGACTTCAAGGGCAAGGTCGACCCCGATTGGTGTCCCGGCTGTGGCGATTTCGGCCTGCTGAATGCGGTTCAGAAAGCGCTCGCCGAGCTCGGTCGCAGGCCTCACGAGGTGCTCTGCGTTTCCGGCATTGGCTGCTCGTCGAACTTTCCCGGTTTCATCAACACCTACGGCATGCACACGCTGCACGGCCGCGCCCTCGCGGTTGCGACCGGCGCGAAGTTTGCGAATCACGAGCTCACCGTGATCGCGACCGGGGGTGACGGCGATGGCTACGGGATCGGCGGGAACCATTTCGCCCATACGGCTCGACGGAACGTCGACTTGACTTACCTGGTCATGAACAACCAGATTTACGGTCTCACCACGGGACAGGTCAGCCCATCGAGCAGCCTGGGCATGAAGACCAAGTCGACCCCCTTTGGCAACCTCGAGCGCCCGGTCAACCCGATCACATCCTCGATCATGAACGGCGCGACTTACGTGGCACGAGGATTCTCCGGACACGGAAAGCAGCTGGTGACTCTCATCCGCGAAGCGATCCTTCACAAGGGATTCTCTCTCGTCGACGTATTCAGCCCCTGCGTTACGTTCAACCACGACAACACCTATGACTTCTTCCGTGGCCGTATCAAGAAGCTCGAGGACGAGGGTCACGACCCCACGGACTGGAAGTCGGCTTGCGAGAAAGCGATGGAATGGGACGACACGATTTATACCGGCTTGTTCTTCAAGAACGAGGAAGTCCCGACGCTCCACGAGCTCGAGCCGGTGCTGGACGAGGGTGGACCCATCGCTCATCGCAAGCCGGGACTCACCAAAGAGCAGGGCGCGCGAATCCTGAAGCGGATGATGTAG
- a CDS encoding HD domain-containing phosphohydrolase, translated as MHPILLWTTEPGLLSPEEYPEVFESFCVKRIQKLDARAFGVLLIDEDLLHEQYEAVRAFAARTAGVVLPVIALSADPGNCELDELLFDLVPRNPGQRELRRKLGSATRFLDNQLSLEASQTAAQQKARQLEELHEIGIALSAEHDHERLLNLILGKAREITSADAGSLFLVSSLDELVPLPEGRAKRFTGRWLRFRLAQNDSRQLEFEEDILTIGPDSIAGYVALTGETLNIPDAYDLPADKPFAINRSFDETIGYRTRSVLVVPMQNRERETTGVLQLINKKRSRHVRLEGQASFDDEVLPFDEDDERLVRSLASQAAVSIENNRFHLGQEHLFRRFVDAAVKAIESRDSTTKGHSWRVATMTTELARVVNMSGRGSYANLRLSSDQMRELKYAALLHDFGKVGVRERVLIKATKLYHGELSTVRQRFKTIRRTLEAQYLRRALDGLLAGEATPEQIEQTKEELRKRLELVDEAREAVEAANKPNVVRFSDFDRLIELGQLCYEDVDGSIQTFLEPDEITALTIARGSLTESEYRMIMSHVDHTYDFLSTIPWTPDLKGVPDLARSHHEKLDGSGYPLRLPAEDIPPQTRMMTISDIYDALTARDRPYKPAVPMERALTILESEASSGKIDRELLDLFIEAKIYELGVKN; from the coding sequence ATGCACCCCATTCTGCTGTGGACGACAGAGCCAGGATTGTTGTCCCCCGAAGAATACCCCGAAGTCTTCGAAAGCTTCTGCGTGAAACGGATCCAGAAGCTGGACGCCCGAGCCTTCGGCGTACTGCTCATCGACGAGGATCTTCTCCACGAGCAATACGAGGCGGTGCGAGCTTTCGCTGCCCGCACGGCCGGCGTGGTACTTCCCGTCATCGCGCTCTCGGCGGATCCCGGCAACTGTGAGCTCGACGAGCTTCTCTTCGACCTCGTTCCGAGAAACCCCGGACAACGCGAGCTTCGGCGAAAGCTCGGAAGCGCGACCCGCTTCCTCGACAACCAGCTCTCTCTCGAGGCCTCTCAAACCGCCGCGCAGCAGAAGGCCCGCCAGCTCGAGGAGCTGCACGAGATCGGGATCGCACTCTCCGCCGAGCACGATCACGAGCGTTTGCTGAATCTCATACTGGGCAAGGCACGAGAAATCACGAGCGCCGATGCCGGAAGCCTGTTCCTGGTGTCGAGCCTGGACGAGCTCGTACCCCTTCCCGAAGGCCGCGCGAAGCGGTTTACCGGTCGCTGGTTGCGCTTTCGTCTCGCGCAGAACGATTCCCGTCAGCTCGAGTTCGAAGAGGACATCCTCACGATCGGCCCCGACAGCATTGCCGGATACGTCGCCTTGACGGGCGAGACCCTCAACATTCCCGACGCTTACGATCTACCGGCCGACAAGCCGTTCGCCATCAACCGCAGCTTCGACGAGACGATTGGCTACCGCACCCGCTCCGTCCTGGTCGTGCCGATGCAGAACCGGGAACGAGAGACCACCGGAGTGCTCCAGCTCATCAACAAGAAGAGATCGCGCCACGTTCGGCTCGAGGGGCAAGCCAGCTTCGACGACGAGGTCCTGCCATTCGACGAGGACGACGAGCGCCTGGTGCGCTCGCTCGCGAGCCAGGCCGCCGTATCGATCGAGAACAACCGGTTCCACCTGGGACAAGAGCACCTCTTCCGCCGATTCGTCGACGCGGCGGTCAAAGCCATCGAGAGCAGGGATTCGACCACCAAGGGGCACTCGTGGCGGGTAGCCACCATGACGACGGAGCTCGCGCGAGTCGTGAACATGAGCGGTCGCGGCTCCTACGCGAATCTTCGATTGAGCTCCGATCAGATGCGTGAGCTCAAGTACGCGGCACTCCTTCATGACTTCGGGAAAGTCGGTGTGCGAGAGCGCGTCCTCATCAAAGCGACCAAGCTGTATCACGGCGAGCTATCGACCGTCCGACAGCGCTTCAAGACGATCCGGCGTACTCTGGAGGCCCAGTATCTCCGCCGGGCTCTGGACGGGCTCCTCGCCGGTGAAGCGACACCGGAGCAGATCGAACAGACCAAAGAGGAGCTCCGAAAGCGGCTCGAGCTGGTGGACGAGGCGCGCGAAGCCGTCGAGGCGGCGAACAAACCCAACGTGGTGCGCTTCTCCGATTTCGACCGCCTGATCGAGCTCGGGCAGCTTTGCTACGAGGACGTGGATGGGAGCATTCAAACGTTTCTCGAGCCCGACGAGATCACCGCGCTGACCATCGCCCGAGGCAGCCTCACCGAATCCGAGTACAGAATGATCATGTCCCACGTGGACCATACGTACGATTTCCTCTCGACGATCCCCTGGACTCCGGATCTCAAGGGCGTTCCCGATCTAGCTCGGAGCCACCATGAGAAGCTGGACGGAAGCGGCTATCCGCTCCGGCTGCCCGCGGAGGACATCCCGCCCCAGACTCGCATGATGACGATTTCCGATATCTATGACGCGCTCACCGCGAGGGATCGTCCCTACAAGCCTGCCGTACCCATGGAAAGAGCACTCACGATCCTGGAATCCGAAGCGAGCTCCGGCAAGATCGACCGAGAGCTGCTGGACCTCTTCATAGAAGCCAAAATCTACGAGCTCGGCGTGAAGAACTAG
- a CDS encoding 2-oxoacid:acceptor oxidoreductase subunit alpha: protein MSNGYDFAFAIGGAAGQGIATPGNILARIFVRRGLHLHAYNAYQSIIRGGHILLTVRVSDEEVLTHGDGLDLLLCLNQDTMTRHARHLGDGGHVIFNSDDVSPAEVASGVELCGLPVKELTNDNRNKLVQNTVGLGAMLNLMGADFAVLEETLKLQFGRKGQEVVEENVSMARAGFDYAKEHFHPFKKRLPQGKKPLAVWTGNDALAMGAAAAGVKFYAAYPMSPSSGILHWMAKNARELGIMVRQIEDEIGVANVVIGAAHTGARAMCGTSGGGFALMTEALGAAAMMEIPVVFVTVQRAGPSTGVPTKTEQGDLWQVLGASQGDFERIVVAPKNALDAFDTIPELFNLVDLYQCPGIVLSDLLISEGTFSVDPDEVDMQPSIERGALILDGNASDGYERYKDTSTGISPRAVPGLEGYVHVVATDEHDEDGVLISDEFTNPHKRRKMVEKRARKLASFFDKVEAPKIEGPDDADVTLVGWGSTHGVLAEARDLLEGRGVTANQLSIKWIKPFHSDAVTRALSKAKKIIVVENNHSGQFYRYLRSETGITAQGHIRKYDGEPFQPHHVVNGVLDHLGEKKDVERDVFVPYQEILV, encoded by the coding sequence ATGTCGAATGGGTACGATTTCGCCTTCGCCATCGGCGGGGCGGCGGGCCAGGGCATCGCGACACCTGGCAACATTCTGGCGCGAATCTTCGTGCGCCGAGGTCTTCACCTGCACGCCTACAACGCCTACCAGTCGATCATTCGCGGGGGGCACATCCTGCTTACCGTTCGCGTGAGCGACGAGGAAGTCCTCACCCATGGAGACGGGCTCGACTTGCTGCTCTGTCTCAATCAGGACACGATGACGCGCCACGCTAGACATCTCGGCGACGGAGGCCACGTCATCTTCAACAGCGACGACGTGAGTCCGGCGGAAGTCGCTTCCGGCGTCGAGCTTTGCGGACTGCCGGTCAAGGAGTTGACGAACGACAACCGGAACAAGCTGGTGCAAAACACCGTAGGCCTCGGAGCCATGCTGAACCTGATGGGCGCCGATTTCGCGGTGCTAGAGGAGACCTTGAAGCTCCAGTTCGGAAGGAAAGGCCAGGAAGTCGTCGAAGAGAACGTGAGCATGGCGAGGGCTGGCTTCGACTACGCGAAGGAGCACTTCCACCCATTCAAGAAACGGCTGCCGCAGGGAAAGAAGCCTCTCGCCGTCTGGACGGGAAACGATGCGCTCGCGATGGGAGCCGCCGCGGCCGGCGTGAAATTCTACGCGGCCTATCCGATGAGCCCCTCTTCGGGCATCCTGCACTGGATGGCCAAGAACGCACGCGAGCTCGGCATCATGGTCCGACAAATCGAAGACGAGATCGGCGTCGCCAACGTGGTCATCGGAGCAGCGCACACGGGTGCGCGGGCGATGTGCGGCACATCCGGCGGGGGGTTTGCGCTCATGACCGAGGCGTTGGGGGCCGCGGCGATGATGGAGATCCCCGTGGTCTTCGTCACCGTGCAAAGGGCTGGCCCATCGACGGGGGTTCCGACGAAGACCGAGCAGGGGGACCTGTGGCAGGTGCTCGGCGCGAGCCAGGGCGATTTCGAGCGGATCGTCGTTGCCCCGAAGAACGCCCTCGATGCATTCGACACGATCCCCGAGCTGTTCAATCTGGTCGATCTCTACCAATGCCCCGGCATCGTCCTTTCCGACCTCTTGATATCCGAGGGGACGTTCAGCGTGGACCCCGACGAAGTCGACATGCAGCCGTCCATCGAGCGCGGCGCCCTCATCCTCGACGGCAATGCGAGCGACGGTTACGAGCGCTACAAAGACACGAGTACTGGCATCTCCCCTCGCGCCGTTCCCGGGCTCGAGGGCTACGTGCACGTCGTCGCCACCGACGAGCACGACGAGGACGGCGTACTCATCTCCGACGAGTTCACCAATCCCCACAAGCGCCGGAAGATGGTCGAGAAACGTGCTCGCAAGCTCGCGTCGTTCTTCGACAAGGTCGAGGCGCCGAAGATCGAGGGTCCAGACGATGCCGACGTCACTCTCGTCGGCTGGGGCTCGACGCACGGAGTGCTCGCCGAAGCTCGCGACCTCCTCGAAGGACGGGGCGTGACGGCGAACCAGCTTTCGATCAAATGGATCAAACCGTTCCACTCCGACGCCGTCACCCGGGCACTTTCGAAAGCCAAGAAGATCATCGTGGTAGAGAACAACCACTCGGGCCAGTTCTACCGGTACCTGCGGAGCGAAACGGGTATCACGGCGCAGGGACACATCCGAAAATACGATGGCGAGCCGTTCCAACCCCACCACGTGGTGAACGGCGTGCTCGATCATCTCGGAGAGAAGAAAGACGTCGAGCGCGACGTATTCGTCCCGTACCAGGAGATACTGGTCTGA
- a CDS encoding EamA family transporter: MREEGRTASVDAALVGTVIIWAVNFSVVKAALVHLSPLAFNTVRLIGASAVLLVLTRLRGGPRVRRQDLFRLLLLALIGHTIYQLLFIHGIHETTASSSAMLLGMTPAFVALLSVLLRVERPRTITWLGIAISAVGVGLVVRDSARLGHGASGDWLILGATLCWSLYTVLGKPVVDAYGHFKTNAYAMALGTTFLLPLGLPRLFEISPAAVPASTWGATIFSFVFALVVAYSLWYFAVSRIGPTQTAIYANLTPVAALTVAWLTLGEPVGPLKLGGAGLIFLGIHLVRRRRS, encoded by the coding sequence CTGCGCGAAGAGGGCCGCACCGCCTCGGTCGACGCCGCGCTCGTCGGCACGGTCATCATCTGGGCGGTCAACTTCAGCGTCGTCAAGGCAGCGCTCGTTCACCTCTCGCCTCTCGCTTTCAATACGGTGAGGCTCATCGGAGCCTCGGCCGTGCTACTGGTGCTCACTCGCCTCCGAGGCGGTCCCCGCGTGCGACGGCAAGACCTCTTCAGGCTCTTGCTCCTTGCGCTGATTGGACACACGATCTACCAGCTCCTGTTCATTCACGGGATTCACGAGACTACCGCCTCGAGCTCGGCGATGCTTCTTGGCATGACCCCGGCGTTCGTCGCTCTTCTGAGCGTCCTCCTGCGAGTGGAGCGACCCCGAACGATCACCTGGCTCGGCATCGCGATCTCGGCGGTTGGCGTGGGACTCGTCGTGCGCGACTCGGCCCGGCTCGGTCATGGCGCGTCCGGTGACTGGCTTATTCTGGGAGCTACCTTGTGCTGGTCCCTCTACACCGTGCTCGGAAAGCCGGTCGTGGACGCCTATGGGCATTTCAAAACGAATGCCTATGCCATGGCCCTGGGAACGACGTTCCTGCTTCCCCTGGGACTGCCCCGCCTGTTCGAAATCTCCCCGGCGGCGGTGCCCGCCTCCACGTGGGGGGCCACGATCTTCTCTTTCGTCTTTGCTCTCGTCGTCGCCTATTCTCTGTGGTACTTCGCCGTGTCACGAATCGGCCCGACCCAGACTGCGATCTATGCGAACCTCACGCCGGTGGCAGCCCTCACCGTCGCCTGGTTGACCCTTGGTGAGCCGGTGGGGCCACTCAAGCTCGGCGGCGCGGGACTGATCTTTCTCGGGATCCATCTCGTGCGCCGACGTCGATCATGA
- a CDS encoding DUF2723 domain-containing protein produces MQGRLARSAVNTTVAMAVFLAAFGLYVVTGPSDVAWMAGAEYQRRVVQADIGEGPWHQPLFVSLSQPFLALPWDGLARRANWAAAFFAAGACLFVYLLMKMLLQMAPQFIARRVGVLAAVTLGVSHTLWMRAVTPGPEPLDACLLAAMLFFLIRFANIGGAHNLYLGSGILGLSFANNLLMLFVTPIVLLYARFIQPPLTRNPGAVRLRGLVVFLVTAALGLGLTASTWFARQGFTIPAEQWEWLTFWNRMSLTWTAPLQESLTRFGTMLLLNFPPWTALVGVLGLFELYRRQKYVFWLVFPMFVLYGFLVATLDLEAPIPSYLPVWTLFSLMVGFGWWRLLAGRNWKGFAAALLLSASPAVVYRFAPVAVRYARMELRARALLDVPLELPLDPLAFQLNPDRRKLPQAREFALNALQALPEQAIVISPSRASELVLAPMRYVAEVEGESTTRFVSMGTDAANALGTLTADLDTSPVFAMGLHPPHEAVTALLSTHHFRAEGYWFRLVSKNDSSRVLDDRPLSGARDDALDDSHLVGLWYGYVEPQGYPLSLDIVGGRGNLSGTAVLNAEGARPWQASFTRLSSTVGTVLGSAELGEPNGDKVHFHIDARQTGNKLQGSWSLFEIPRLAGTFVVWKQESNPPLLSRR; encoded by the coding sequence ATGCAAGGTCGCCTGGCAAGGAGCGCCGTCAATACCACGGTCGCGATGGCAGTGTTTCTCGCCGCGTTCGGACTCTACGTCGTTACCGGCCCCTCGGACGTTGCCTGGATGGCGGGCGCAGAGTATCAGAGGCGCGTGGTGCAGGCGGACATCGGCGAGGGTCCTTGGCATCAGCCTCTGTTCGTCTCGCTTTCGCAGCCGTTTCTTGCGCTCCCCTGGGACGGACTCGCCCGGCGCGCCAACTGGGCAGCAGCGTTCTTCGCGGCCGGCGCCTGCTTGTTCGTTTACCTGTTGATGAAAATGCTGTTGCAGATGGCGCCTCAGTTCATCGCGCGCCGCGTTGGGGTTCTTGCCGCCGTGACCCTGGGGGTCTCCCATACGTTGTGGATGAGGGCAGTGACGCCCGGGCCCGAGCCGCTCGATGCCTGTCTGCTCGCGGCAATGCTCTTCTTTCTCATCCGTTTCGCCAACATCGGAGGAGCGCACAATCTCTACCTTGGAAGCGGTATCCTCGGACTCTCGTTCGCCAACAACCTGCTGATGCTCTTCGTCACGCCGATCGTCCTGCTCTACGCGAGGTTCATTCAACCGCCGTTGACGAGAAACCCAGGCGCCGTGCGCTTGCGGGGTCTCGTGGTCTTCCTGGTGACCGCCGCGCTCGGGCTCGGGCTGACGGCGTCCACCTGGTTTGCACGGCAAGGATTCACCATCCCCGCCGAGCAATGGGAATGGTTGACGTTCTGGAACCGCATGAGCCTCACCTGGACAGCGCCACTTCAGGAGTCGCTCACGCGATTCGGGACGATGCTTCTACTCAACTTTCCGCCGTGGACGGCTCTCGTAGGTGTTCTGGGGCTCTTCGAGCTCTACCGTCGCCAGAAGTACGTGTTCTGGCTCGTCTTTCCGATGTTCGTCCTATACGGCTTTCTCGTCGCGACGCTCGACCTGGAAGCGCCCATCCCATCCTATTTGCCGGTATGGACGCTCTTCTCGCTGATGGTCGGGTTCGGGTGGTGGAGGCTCCTGGCGGGGCGGAACTGGAAAGGCTTCGCCGCCGCTCTTCTCTTGTCGGCCTCACCCGCAGTCGTCTATCGTTTCGCCCCGGTCGCGGTCCGCTACGCGAGGATGGAGCTACGCGCCCGAGCGCTCCTGGACGTTCCTCTCGAGCTTCCCCTCGACCCGCTCGCGTTTCAACTGAATCCCGACCGTCGGAAGCTGCCCCAAGCGAGAGAATTCGCTCTGAACGCACTCCAGGCCCTCCCGGAGCAGGCGATCGTGATCTCGCCGTCCCGGGCGAGCGAGCTGGTTCTCGCGCCGATGCGTTACGTTGCCGAAGTCGAGGGCGAGAGCACGACTCGCTTCGTCTCCATGGGAACCGACGCGGCAAACGCTCTCGGGACCCTCACCGCCGATCTCGACACGAGTCCGGTGTTCGCGATGGGGCTACACCCGCCTCATGAAGCCGTAACCGCGCTTCTTTCCACCCACCATTTTCGGGCCGAAGGGTACTGGTTCCGACTCGTATCCAAGAACGACTCGAGCCGCGTTCTCGACGACAGACCTCTATCAGGGGCTCGGGACGATGCTCTCGATGACTCGCACCTCGTCGGACTCTGGTATGGCTACGTCGAGCCCCAGGGTTACCCGCTCTCCCTCGATATCGTTGGAGGGCGGGGGAATTTGTCCGGTACCGCCGTGCTCAACGCCGAGGGCGCTCGTCCGTGGCAGGCATCGTTCACGCGACTGTCGTCGACCGTTGGGACGGTGCTGGGTAGCGCCGAGCTCGGGGAGCCCAACGGCGACAAAGTTCACTTCCACATCGACGCTCGCCAAACGGGCAACAAGCTGCAGGGCTCCTGGAGCCTGTTCGAGATTCCCAGGCTCGCGGGAACCTTCGTCGTCTGGAAGCAGGAGTCGAATCCGCCGTTATTGTCTCGGCGCTAG
- a CDS encoding sigma-54 dependent transcriptional regulator, which translates to AIHYTGKRADRPFVVENCGAIPENLIENELFGHVKGAYTDARTDQKGLFEEAHGGTLFLDELGELPLPLQVKFLRVLQDGEFKRIGSTRAIKVDVRVIAATNKDLIQAISEKTFREDLFYRLNVIPIHLPPLRDRKEDIPLLINHFLTEFNKELGKGVEGFSPAAIQKMMTYQWPGNIRELKNKVKQAMVLTRNNVITAEDLFFHVPVSSNKFQSFKDAKREFEKEYISQVLRICQGNISQAARLAKKDRKDFYDVMKKYGIQPEAFRKQQTG; encoded by the coding sequence GAGCCATCCACTACACGGGCAAGCGGGCCGATCGGCCCTTCGTCGTCGAGAACTGCGGCGCGATTCCCGAGAACCTGATCGAGAACGAGCTCTTCGGACACGTGAAGGGCGCCTACACGGACGCCCGCACCGATCAGAAAGGCCTCTTCGAGGAGGCGCACGGGGGGACGCTGTTCCTCGACGAACTCGGAGAGCTGCCGCTACCCCTTCAGGTGAAGTTCCTGCGCGTCCTCCAGGACGGCGAGTTCAAGCGTATCGGGTCGACCCGGGCCATCAAAGTCGACGTTCGCGTCATCGCCGCCACCAACAAGGACCTGATCCAGGCGATCTCGGAGAAGACGTTCCGCGAGGACCTCTTCTACCGGCTGAACGTGATCCCCATCCACCTTCCGCCGCTGCGCGATCGGAAGGAGGACATCCCGCTCCTCATCAACCACTTCCTCACTGAGTTCAACAAGGAGCTGGGGAAGGGGGTCGAGGGGTTCTCACCCGCCGCGATCCAGAAGATGATGACTTACCAGTGGCCGGGGAACATTCGCGAGCTCAAGAACAAGGTCAAGCAGGCGATGGTGCTCACTCGCAACAACGTCATCACCGCGGAAGACCTCTTCTTCCACGTTCCCGTCTCGTCGAACAAGTTCCAGTCCTTCAAGGATGCCAAGCGTGAGTTCGAGAAGGAGTACATCTCTCAGGTGCTCCGTATCTGCCAGGGGAACATTTCTCAAGCCGCGCGACTGGCCAAGAAGGATCGTAAGGACTTCTACGACGTGATGAAGAAGTACGGCATCCAGCCGGAAGCCTTTCGCAAGCAGCAGACGGGCTGA
- a CDS encoding PLP-dependent aminotransferase family protein, whose amino-acid sequence MVQLELELDRSSDVPLYEQLQKRLSELIDQGYFEPGTKLPPSRELASALGVNRNTVTAAYDGLSTSGRVRSHVGRGTFVAHREPEAKDHMLFRFSRSAHAAAERVRPAPKVPEEHPDTIDFASLVPDEELFPVEPFRSVLDHVLRTEGKKLLQYGPAAGYPPLRHYIAERLRKRGVAAQPDNVLIVNGSQQALDLICRSLLDPGDRVVLESPTYTIVLPLLAQYQAQTVAIPMTARGVDLDALEAALDRDSRTRFVFTMPTFHNPTGITLDLPSRKRLLEVAARFRVPVVEHDFDFELRFDGAALPPLKALDERGSVLHIGTFSKGLFPGLRLGWIVADREVVAAIERSKLIADYYTSLLLQAAGLEFCLRGHYDRHLKRLAAIYRQKSQRLVRALERHFPDNVSWTTPEGGYAFWVTLPEGLSAESLLQDSVREGVIFTPGSHFFAAGGGESFLRLSISRVPVERIEEGVVRLGAALRRLGDQSGRGSSPSREQMPAFHI is encoded by the coding sequence ATGGTCCAATTGGAGCTGGAGCTCGACCGGAGCTCGGATGTCCCCCTCTATGAACAGCTCCAGAAGAGACTTTCGGAGCTCATCGATCAGGGTTACTTCGAGCCGGGAACGAAGCTTCCGCCGAGTCGTGAGCTGGCCTCGGCCCTCGGCGTCAATCGCAACACGGTAACCGCCGCCTACGACGGGCTTTCGACGAGCGGCCGGGTCCGCTCTCACGTCGGCCGGGGGACCTTCGTCGCCCATCGCGAGCCGGAGGCCAAGGATCACATGCTCTTTCGGTTCTCCCGCTCGGCGCATGCCGCCGCCGAGCGCGTTCGCCCCGCCCCAAAGGTGCCGGAGGAGCACCCCGATACAATCGATTTCGCATCGCTCGTTCCCGATGAGGAACTGTTCCCCGTCGAGCCATTCCGATCCGTGCTAGACCACGTGCTTCGAACCGAAGGCAAGAAGCTCCTGCAGTACGGTCCTGCGGCGGGCTACCCGCCATTGAGACACTACATCGCCGAACGGCTTCGTAAGCGCGGGGTCGCCGCCCAGCCGGACAACGTCCTCATCGTGAACGGCTCGCAGCAGGCGCTCGACCTCATCTGTCGGAGCCTCCTCGACCCGGGCGACCGAGTGGTCCTGGAAAGCCCCACGTACACGATCGTTCTTCCGCTACTGGCCCAGTATCAGGCCCAGACAGTCGCCATCCCCATGACGGCTCGAGGAGTGGACCTCGATGCGCTGGAAGCAGCGCTGGACCGAGACTCCAGAACGCGCTTCGTCTTCACGATGCCGACTTTTCACAACCCGACGGGCATTACCCTGGATCTTCCGTCTCGAAAACGCCTGCTCGAGGTCGCGGCCCGGTTCCGCGTGCCCGTGGTCGAGCACGATTTCGATTTCGAGCTTCGGTTCGACGGGGCAGCTTTGCCACCGCTCAAGGCGCTCGACGAGCGGGGCTCGGTACTGCATATCGGAACCTTCTCCAAGGGCCTGTTTCCCGGCCTGCGGTTAGGCTGGATCGTTGCCGACCGAGAGGTCGTCGCCGCCATCGAGCGTTCGAAGCTGATTGCCGATTACTACACGAGTCTCCTTCTGCAGGCGGCGGGACTGGAGTTCTGCCTCCGGGGGCACTACGACCGGCATTTGAAGCGCCTGGCGGCGATCTACCGGCAGAAGAGTCAAAGGCTCGTTCGAGCTCTCGAACGGCACTTTCCCGACAATGTCTCCTGGACGACCCCAGAAGGCGGCTACGCCTTCTGGGTTACGCTCCCGGAGGGCCTGTCCGCCGAGTCGCTTTTGCAGGACTCTGTTCGAGAAGGCGTGATCTTCACGCCGGGAAGCCATTTCTTTGCCGCCGGCGGCGGCGAGAGCTTCCTTCGGCTGTCGATATCCCGAGTACCCGTCGAACGGATCGAAGAAGGTGTCGTACGACTGGGCGCAGCATTGCGACGCCTCGGTGACCAAAGTGGAAGGGGAAGCTCGCCCTCACGGGAGCAAATGCCCGCATTTCATATTTAG